From the Corallococcus caeni genome, one window contains:
- a CDS encoding HEAT repeat domain-containing protein, whose translation MAQPQKVTDANAEPEQSPEVREKVELAKTFAFHLLKGIKQIGMYRHNEARFPEFLSKAQEAISSYTEKYGPLSLKVEQQNFMLYGEALFSEESPLPYKFFRDGIRQLIFRPGLPLEELVTLTLIALSEPERGADDVLAQLWRAGMQQVEYVVVEGFSMEGASEDEVQVEVDKVVGYLYSRLQTNSDDFLRFARVSAEDLDAKLDGVEQIRGLVVGGRHATDDLKARIQREITEEENARLFPKLVGAVFQVVEGGVDDPVLLEEIFLQLLDMLLLQDDFATVNQIVLKLRALSQREGGEDLGRLLNNFLHKMGEEQRLTRLGESLKTTRTRQPQDVTRYLQALGPDSVLPLLSVLETIELPENRLLLGDVLATFARELPEPFVARLLSDRPQTVRDMVYILEKSNHPERVKMFGQVMKSPNLVVKLEVMQIIGRGRTAEARRIIADALTDGVSQVRMLAAKLLPEFDRERAFTDLVRLVRDPGWDKKTSDEKAAVYAAIGATNLPAALSMMQQLLTVKPSLLNKRRVMEDKLLAITGLGGAGSIQSYKMLQAVVEDKTQPLDVLTAARKAMYQTRKALFGDSALPEEAS comes from the coding sequence ATGGCACAGCCCCAGAAAGTCACGGACGCGAACGCGGAGCCGGAGCAGTCGCCGGAGGTTCGCGAGAAGGTGGAGCTGGCGAAGACGTTCGCGTTCCACCTGCTCAAGGGCATCAAGCAGATTGGCATGTACCGCCACAACGAGGCGCGCTTCCCGGAGTTCCTCTCCAAGGCGCAGGAGGCCATCTCCTCGTACACGGAGAAGTACGGGCCGCTCTCGCTGAAGGTGGAGCAGCAGAACTTCATGCTGTACGGCGAGGCGCTCTTCTCCGAGGAGTCGCCGCTCCCCTACAAGTTCTTCCGCGACGGCATCCGCCAGCTCATCTTCCGGCCGGGGCTGCCGCTGGAGGAGCTGGTCACCCTCACGCTCATCGCGCTGTCGGAGCCGGAGCGCGGCGCGGACGACGTGCTCGCGCAGCTGTGGCGCGCGGGCATGCAGCAGGTGGAGTACGTGGTGGTGGAGGGCTTCTCCATGGAGGGCGCCTCCGAGGACGAGGTCCAGGTGGAGGTGGACAAGGTGGTGGGCTACCTCTACTCCCGCCTCCAGACGAACTCGGATGACTTCCTGCGCTTCGCGCGCGTGTCCGCGGAGGACCTGGACGCGAAGCTGGACGGCGTGGAGCAGATCCGCGGCCTCGTCGTGGGCGGCCGGCACGCCACGGACGACCTGAAGGCCCGCATCCAGCGGGAAATCACCGAGGAGGAGAACGCGCGCCTGTTCCCGAAGCTCGTGGGCGCGGTGTTCCAGGTGGTGGAAGGCGGCGTGGATGATCCGGTGCTGCTGGAGGAGATCTTCCTGCAGCTCTTGGACATGCTGCTGCTCCAGGACGACTTCGCCACGGTGAACCAGATCGTCCTCAAGCTGCGCGCGCTCTCCCAGCGCGAGGGCGGCGAGGACCTGGGGCGCCTGCTCAACAACTTCCTCCACAAGATGGGCGAGGAGCAGCGCCTCACGCGGCTGGGCGAGTCGCTGAAGACGACGCGCACGCGGCAGCCGCAGGACGTGACGCGCTACCTGCAGGCGCTGGGCCCGGACTCCGTGCTGCCCCTGCTCAGCGTGCTGGAGACCATCGAGCTGCCGGAGAACCGCCTCCTCCTGGGCGACGTGCTGGCCACCTTCGCGAGGGAGCTGCCGGAGCCGTTCGTGGCGCGCCTGCTGTCGGACCGGCCGCAGACGGTGCGCGACATGGTCTACATCCTGGAGAAGAGCAACCACCCGGAGCGGGTGAAGATGTTCGGCCAGGTGATGAAGAGCCCCAACCTGGTGGTGAAGCTGGAGGTCATGCAGATCATCGGGCGGGGCCGCACGGCGGAGGCCCGGCGCATCATCGCCGACGCGCTCACCGACGGCGTCTCCCAGGTGCGCATGCTGGCCGCGAAGCTGTTGCCGGAGTTCGACCGCGAGCGGGCCTTCACGGACCTGGTGCGGCTGGTGCGCGACCCCGGCTGGGACAAGAAGACGTCCGACGAGAAGGCCGCCGTCTACGCGGCCATCGGCGCCACCAACCTGCCCGCGGCGCTGTCCATGATGCAGCAGCTGCTCACGGTGAAGCCGTCGCTGCTCAACAAGCGGCGGGTGATGGAGGACAAGCTGCTGGCCATCACCGGCCTGGGCGGCGCGGGCTCCATCCAGTCCTACAAGATGTTGCAGGCCGTGGTGGAGGACAAGACGCAGCCCCTGGACGTCCTCACCGCGGCACGCAAGGCGATGTACCAGACGCGCAAGGCCCTGTTCGGGGACTCGGCGCTTCCGGAAGAGGCGAGCTGA
- a CDS encoding HD-GYP domain-containing protein codes for MADNLKINQTQDENLGEYGREHNEKLQNLSRSMLAGLYMLVRSVKMYDPENAVFEKPLHQLQDIINQIIGKEGRLELTGVKDSFYLNGMLVKVDLNSIENQRYLLSELRAKDVGGITLTKPVTTQELKNFVWIFSKEQSSTAEEDGLQGRKLLNMRVAKFSKLKEKLNKDMDTPGDQKVDRKKYAMTVYARAVFFLQKYLESVRAGKPIGSSRALRLVQDFVDISYDQRTHFLGMTTQKREEDYLVYHQVNVALMCIVFGAELGLTKPQLRDLGYIALFHDAGMTTLPEELSTKRGALTADEKTAVARAPLISVRNILMEKGFSRSTLLRVVTTFEHKTDYGTAVRDARGNIQMIIPKTNLGVYAKIIAICDAYDALTSRRPYRDAYGPEVALMLMWTEMRQKFDPELLAVFMRVMAIQPIKVLSRRQQQLSVSGL; via the coding sequence ATGGCCGACAACCTGAAGATCAATCAGACCCAGGACGAGAACCTGGGGGAGTACGGGCGCGAGCACAACGAGAAGCTCCAGAACCTGTCGCGCTCCATGCTCGCGGGCCTCTACATGCTCGTGCGCTCCGTGAAGATGTACGACCCGGAGAACGCCGTCTTCGAGAAGCCGCTGCACCAGCTCCAGGACATCATCAACCAGATCATCGGCAAGGAAGGCCGGCTGGAGCTGACGGGCGTCAAGGACTCCTTCTACCTCAACGGCATGCTGGTGAAGGTGGACCTCAACTCCATCGAGAACCAGCGCTACCTCTTGTCGGAGCTGCGCGCCAAGGACGTGGGCGGCATCACGCTGACCAAGCCCGTCACCACGCAGGAGCTGAAGAACTTCGTCTGGATCTTCAGCAAGGAGCAGTCCTCCACCGCGGAGGAGGACGGCCTGCAGGGGCGCAAGCTCCTCAACATGCGCGTGGCGAAGTTCTCCAAGCTCAAGGAGAAGCTGAACAAGGACATGGACACGCCGGGCGACCAGAAGGTCGACCGCAAGAAGTACGCGATGACCGTGTACGCGCGCGCCGTGTTCTTCCTGCAGAAGTACCTGGAGTCCGTGCGCGCGGGGAAGCCCATCGGCTCCTCGCGGGCGCTGCGCCTGGTGCAGGACTTCGTGGACATCTCCTACGATCAGCGCACCCACTTCCTGGGCATGACGACGCAGAAGCGCGAGGAGGACTACCTCGTCTACCACCAGGTGAACGTGGCGCTGATGTGCATCGTGTTCGGCGCGGAGCTGGGCCTCACCAAGCCGCAGCTGCGCGACCTGGGCTACATCGCCCTCTTCCACGACGCGGGCATGACGACGCTGCCGGAGGAGCTGTCCACCAAGCGCGGGGCGCTCACCGCGGACGAGAAGACGGCGGTGGCGCGCGCGCCGCTCATCAGCGTGCGCAACATCCTGATGGAGAAGGGCTTCAGCCGCTCCACGCTGCTGCGCGTGGTGACGACGTTCGAGCACAAGACGGACTACGGCACCGCGGTGCGTGACGCGCGCGGCAACATCCAGATGATCATCCCCAAGACGAACCTGGGGGTGTACGCGAAGATCATCGCCATCTGCGACGCGTACGACGCGCTCACCTCCCGCAGGCCCTACCGGGACGCGTACGGCCCGGAGGTGGCGCTGATGCTGATGTGGACGGAGATGCGCCAGAAGTTCGACCCGGAGCTCCTGGCCGTCTTCATGCGGGTGATGGCCATCCAGCCCATCAAGGTCCTCTCCCGCCGCCAGCAGCAGCTCAGCGTTTCCGGCCTGTAG
- a CDS encoding RluA family pseudouridine synthase encodes MASPDTREHRALPEARGERLDAYLARAFPDLTRSRLQGLIADGHVLSDGKPGKAAQRLRGGELLSLHVPAPVAAIPQAEALPVSVLHEDRDLVVVDKAAGMVVHPGAGHASGTLVNALLHRVKDLAGVGGELRPGIVHRLDKDTTGCLVVAKHEQALVALQKAFKTREVQKTYLALVHGVPPAEGRIETLYGRHPIHRQKFTGKVKEGKPAITLFRVRESFDGAALVEVDLLTGRTHQIRVHLAEAGHPLLCDALYGAGRKAKGAVAQAQEALGRQALHAWRLAFEHPRTHKRLDLEAPLPEDFTKALALLREANIPAGPPVKAKPAAKKPAAKATGRKR; translated from the coding sequence GTGGCCTCACCCGACACGCGCGAGCACCGCGCCCTCCCGGAAGCCCGGGGCGAGCGGCTGGATGCGTACCTCGCCCGCGCGTTCCCGGACCTCACCCGCTCCCGCCTCCAGGGCCTCATCGCCGACGGCCACGTGCTGTCCGACGGCAAGCCCGGCAAGGCCGCGCAGCGCCTGCGCGGGGGGGAGCTGCTGTCGCTCCACGTCCCCGCGCCCGTCGCCGCGATTCCCCAGGCCGAGGCGCTGCCCGTGTCCGTGCTGCACGAGGACCGGGACCTCGTCGTCGTGGACAAGGCCGCCGGCATGGTGGTGCACCCGGGCGCGGGGCACGCCTCCGGCACGTTGGTCAACGCGCTGCTGCACCGCGTGAAGGACCTGGCCGGCGTGGGCGGCGAGCTGCGTCCCGGCATCGTCCACCGGCTGGACAAGGACACCACCGGCTGCCTCGTCGTCGCCAAGCACGAGCAGGCCCTGGTGGCCCTCCAGAAGGCCTTCAAGACGCGCGAGGTCCAGAAGACGTACCTGGCGCTGGTGCACGGCGTGCCGCCCGCGGAAGGGCGGATTGAGACGCTCTACGGCCGCCACCCCATCCACCGCCAGAAGTTCACCGGCAAGGTGAAGGAGGGCAAGCCCGCCATCACCCTGTTCCGCGTGCGCGAGTCCTTCGACGGCGCCGCGCTGGTGGAGGTGGACCTGCTCACCGGCCGCACGCATCAGATCCGCGTCCACCTGGCGGAGGCCGGGCACCCGCTGCTCTGCGACGCGCTCTACGGCGCGGGCCGCAAGGCGAAGGGCGCGGTGGCGCAGGCGCAGGAGGCGCTGGGCCGCCAGGCGCTGCACGCGTGGCGACTGGCCTTCGAACACCCGCGCACCCACAAGCGGCTGGACCTGGAAGCCCCCCTCCCGGAGGACTTCACGAAGGCGCTCGCGCTGCTGCGTGAGGCGAACATCCCCGCCGGGCCTCCCGTGAAGGCGAAGCCCGCGGCGAAGAAGCCGGCGGCGAAGGCTACAGGCCGGAAACGCTGA
- a CDS encoding helix-turn-helix domain-containing protein, with the protein MKPFAQQTYYELLEVPPTASDAEIRAAHERLMELYSPESIAVYALGDPDQVDALRERMNEAMEMLTDADLRVEYDRSIGLSTERLAKAAVTADAADKVDSAARVAEALATAAAALAKAAGAVDAERLEAESRLKAAASVSDTEGEAPRASETPGKSEERMRGEESKRQESSAKDAPGVPPEPVRVGGVAVVEAFRASFTRSLSFVYVPAGPLRGQGRGAAEAPAPAVDAKPSGEPKAVEAEASSTSAPAQDVAAQASSSSTPERTEAAAPALSAPVASATGSTPVPAADGSATALAGSTVDADEAATAPVGSPVNTDAVGTGSTGSAPVADGSATAPDRVEAAPSPAVSSPPVSEDAPQAPAVEASTEAPASRSAPEASAVTAPPEPAAVAPSPTPDATSAAAVTTTQGESDPNPAPDASTTALARTPATGASRAAVRPLTSRPIDSRPGAHGPTGPGSVKGPTVRKLGEAQVLAQDSAIATAESALAQVAAKVREARPRGVDIPADAEFNGELLRRVREARGLSIQQLADRTRISVRHLENVEADRYTALPTTVYLRGILMNLARELGLDPLRVSKSYLALFSEKPAKSGR; encoded by the coding sequence ATGAAGCCCTTCGCGCAGCAGACCTACTACGAGCTCCTGGAGGTGCCGCCCACGGCCTCCGACGCGGAGATCCGCGCGGCCCACGAGCGCCTGATGGAGTTGTATTCACCGGAGTCCATCGCGGTGTACGCGCTGGGGGATCCGGACCAGGTGGACGCGCTGCGTGAACGGATGAACGAAGCGATGGAGATGCTTACCGACGCGGACCTGCGCGTCGAGTATGACCGCTCCATCGGGCTGTCCACGGAGCGGCTCGCGAAGGCGGCCGTGACGGCGGATGCCGCGGACAAGGTGGACTCGGCCGCGCGGGTCGCGGAGGCCCTGGCCACCGCCGCCGCGGCGCTGGCGAAGGCCGCGGGCGCGGTGGACGCCGAACGGTTGGAGGCGGAGTCGCGACTGAAGGCCGCGGCGTCCGTGAGCGACACGGAAGGGGAGGCGCCGCGCGCGAGCGAGACGCCCGGAAAGAGCGAGGAGCGGATGCGGGGTGAGGAGTCGAAGCGGCAGGAGTCCTCGGCGAAGGACGCTCCAGGCGTGCCCCCCGAGCCGGTGAGGGTGGGGGGCGTGGCGGTGGTGGAGGCCTTCCGTGCCTCGTTCACCCGGAGCCTGTCGTTCGTCTATGTCCCGGCGGGTCCGCTGCGCGGGCAGGGCAGGGGAGCCGCCGAAGCTCCGGCGCCCGCTGTGGACGCGAAGCCGTCCGGAGAGCCGAAGGCCGTGGAGGCCGAGGCGTCCAGCACGTCCGCTCCCGCGCAGGACGTGGCGGCGCAGGCCTCCTCAAGTTCCACCCCGGAGCGCACGGAGGCCGCCGCCCCGGCGCTGTCGGCCCCCGTGGCGAGCGCGACCGGATCCACCCCCGTGCCCGCCGCCGACGGTTCCGCCACCGCGCTCGCGGGTTCCACGGTGGATGCTGACGAGGCCGCCACCGCGCCCGTGGGTTCCCCGGTGAACACCGACGCGGTCGGTACGGGGTCCACCGGATCCGCGCCGGTCGCTGACGGATCCGCCACGGCCCCGGACCGCGTGGAGGCGGCTCCTTCTCCCGCCGTCTCGAGCCCGCCGGTCTCCGAGGACGCTCCCCAGGCTCCCGCCGTCGAAGCCTCGACGGAGGCCCCGGCCTCGCGGTCCGCTCCAGAGGCCAGCGCGGTGACGGCGCCTCCGGAGCCCGCGGCCGTGGCCCCGAGCCCCACGCCGGACGCCACCAGCGCGGCGGCCGTGACGACCACCCAGGGCGAGTCGGATCCGAACCCCGCCCCGGACGCCAGCACCACCGCGCTGGCCCGGACCCCGGCCACGGGTGCCTCCCGCGCCGCCGTGCGGCCCCTGACGTCGCGCCCCATCGACTCGCGTCCTGGCGCCCACGGCCCCACGGGGCCGGGCAGCGTGAAGGGCCCCACGGTCCGCAAGCTCGGGGAGGCCCAGGTCCTGGCGCAGGACTCCGCCATCGCGACCGCCGAGTCCGCGCTGGCCCAGGTGGCCGCCAAGGTCCGCGAGGCCCGCCCCCGGGGCGTGGACATCCCCGCCGACGCCGAGTTCAACGGCGAGCTGCTGCGCCGCGTCCGCGAGGCCCGCGGCCTGTCCATCCAGCAACTCGCCGACCGGACCCGCATCTCCGTGCGTCACCTGGAGAACGTGGAGGCGGACCGCTACACCGCGCTCCCCACCACCGTGTACCTGCGCGGCATCCTCATGAACCTCGCCCGCGAGCTGGGCCTGGACCCCCTGCGCGTGTCCAAGAGCTACCTGGCGCTGTTCTCCGAGAAACCCGCCAAGTCGGGCCGTTGA